The Rhinolophus sinicus isolate RSC01 linkage group LG13, ASM3656204v1, whole genome shotgun sequence sequence CTGGGAAAGGCCCCAGGAGGAGTTCACGCTGTGCAGGAAGCTGGGGTCCGGCTACTTCGGGGAGGTCTTCGAGGGGCTCTGGAGAGACCGGGTCCGAGTGGCCATTAAGGTGCTTGCCCGAGGTGAGCGGCCCCTGGCCAGGGGCTCAGCCTGACCACCCTGCCCCTGGAGCCCCACCAACAGGGACTTCTGGCCTCACTCACTAGGGGTGGGGGCCAAGCCAACCTGGGGCCCTAATGGGCCTTCTGCTACACGTTGCCCCAACTTATGCCACATGTGGCACAAGCGTATGGAGGTGCCATTTTCCTTCAATTGTAAATGTTTTCACCTAAATGTATTTATTGTGAAAGGGGATGTTACATCTAATGTGATGGGAAAGCCACTAAAACCACTAGATCTGACAAGGTTCCTGTATCATCAATCTCCTTGGGAAGCACCAAGGGGTTGGGACCCCACACTTCAGGAATCAGGGGCCCAGTGTCTGGGGAGAGCAGAGGGTGGGCACGTGGACCCCTCATGGAGACACCGGGGAGGGTGCTGGGCTGTAGACCGGGCTGCGTCTGTCCCTGCACCCGGGCTTGGGAGCGGCAATAGGAGCcgttcttccttttctgtctccctgGGGCCTCACCCACCGTGGCCGTCCACCCGCAGACGACCTTCTGCACCAGCACACGTTCCAGGCGGAGGTGCAGGCCATGAAAAAGCTCCGGCATAAGCACATCCTGGCGCTGTATGCCGTGGCGTCCGTGGGGGACCCCGTGTACATCATCACGGAGTTCATGGCCAAGGGGAGTCTACTGGAGCTGCTGCGTGgtgagcgggggggggggggcacgcgGGCTCCTTTCAGGGCACAAGGGTGGCTCATGCtccctggaggggaggggagagacacacaaagaaagaaaaagaaagccccAATCACGCCGTACCACGCACAGGACGGCCAGGAACTTCTTGGTGCCTCTGTCAGGCATTTCCTGTTTAAGGAACGTTTAAAATACCTTGTGATAAATGTACCATCTGTTCATTGTGGGAATccaagaaaatacagataaatacaCATCAGACAAGGAAAGCCATTCCTGACTCCTCCACCCACGGTTAACTGAGGCTGTTTTATTACCGCACCCGGCGGGCccacccacctgccagcttcaCAACCATGGGCCTggctttctctgcttttctcttcctaaaaGGGCCATCCCTCCTTCTGGTACTTGAACTCAAAACACACACTTGCCCACCCATGCACACTACACCTGTGCAGTCAcaaatgtgtgtgcacacacactcccacacacGACATGTCTCACGGACTTGGAGGTACCATTTGCAAGAAGCCCCCACGATTTCCTATCACCCAAACCAGACAGTCGCTGCTGATAAGGTGAGGGTGCAGAGGCAGCCCGGCTGCAGAGACATTAAAACGGGAAAAGATGTGCTTCGGAGAAGTGACATCCAGTGTGTGATGTGTGTACTTGGGGATGTCTTTACACCAACATTTGAAGAGCTCTAAATGTAAAACTGTACGCAGAAGCGTGGCCGCTGCCAGCACACGCCCACGTAGCTGTGCTGCATCCATCTGGCCAGTGGCCTGTGGAAGCTTTTTGAGTCCTTACACCTTTGAGTCCCCATCGCATCAGTGTAGGTTCCGAGGGAAATGCACAGCGTGCGTGTGAACCGCCTTTGGGCTGGCACAGAGCTGCCTTCCAGGAGGGCAGCGGCGGGTCCACTGTCCAAATTTCACATCAGGCCACCTGCCCTTTGCCCCAGCCCTCCGGAGCCCAGGAGCCAGTAGAGCGTGTGGCACAGAGGATGTGGACCTGCTGACCCTGGCCTCCCCTTCCTGCCTGTGCAGACTCTGACGAGGAAGCCCTGCCTGTCTCAGAGCTGGTGGACATCGCGTCGCAGGTGGCCGAGGGCATGTGTTACCTGGAGTCACAGAATTACATTCACCGGGACCTGGCCGCCAGAAACATCCTTGTAGGGGAGAACAACATCTGCAAAGTGGGGGACTTTGGGCTAGCTAGGCTCATCAAGGTAGGGCCCTCCGAGGGCAGGGACGGGGCTTCCCATGGGGTTCCCTGCCCCCCTCAGCAGGGACAGGAAGCTGAGGGCTGAGGCTCTGATAGGTGGGATATTGGGCGTGGAGCCAGAGCCTTGCCCTTGGGGGGAGTGGGGGTCTGGAGGCTGCTGGCAGGCCTATCAGAGCTGGAGGAGCAGGTATCAGGCACCACAGGAGGAGAGGGAAGCCACACAGATGTCCAGGGCTGTGGAGGAGCCAGTCTCTGCTGAGTGGGTGGGCCCAGTGCCCAGGGTTCCTGGCTGGCCATAGAGGGGCAGGGACCCACCCTTCATTTGCGTATTCAGTGTCACTGCCCTGGCACCTTGTGGTTCAGCCAGGGGGCGGGGCCAGGAGCGTGTAAGCTCAGGGCAAACTCACGGATCTGAACACCTCCGTGGGCTCCACCATGGTGTCAGTGTCCTGCTCGGGCTCACCCTGACCCACCTCTGGGCCTGCCATGACCCTAACTCCCCAGTTCTTCCCATCCTCCTTTGCACCCACAGCCCAGGGCCTGAGCATCTGCAAGGTGGACGGCATCTCCCTTATGGGGGCCTGTACTTGGCAGTGCCTACTGGCTCCCGCTGCCTGCCCACGCTGCGGGGTAGCTGGCAGACCCCCTCCAGTCCCCATCACCCCCCCGTATCTGATTGCAGGAGGACGTCTACCTTTCCCACAACCGCAACATCCCTTACAAGTGGACGGCTCCAGAGGCACTGTCCCGAGGGCACTATTCTATCAAATCCGATGTCTGGTCCTTTGGGGTTCTCCTCCACGAGATTTTCAGCAGGGGTCAGACGCCCTATGCAGGTACTGGACCCCATTCTGAGTGTGTGTGGGATGCAGATGGGGAGGGCCCGGCCCAAAGCTTCCTGAGAGGCAGCAGGCAATGGGAGGTGACttcctggggggggggcaggcaggtgggcagtgacctcccagcccccacacccTTGTCCTGCCCTCGGCAGGCATGTCCAACCACGAGGCCTTCCTGAGGGTGGACTCAGGCTACCGCATGCCCTGCCCTCCGGAGTGCCCGCCCACTGCATACAAGCTCATGCTGACGTGCTGGCACAGGCAGCCTGAGCAGAGGCCCGGCTTCAAGGCTCTGCGGGAGAAGCTCTCCACCTTCACCAGGTACGAGAACCCACTCTGAGCCCGGCCCTCCCTGCTGCTGCCCTGGAGCTGGCAAAAACGTGTGGCAGCTCAGGTGGGACACGAGCTCCTCCACCCAAGGCTGCTGCCCTGGGGCAGGGGACGAAGCCCTCTGCAGCCTCGAGCCTGAGGCTGCCCTTCCAAGATACCAGCTCCTGGAAAGTGCGAGTCTTCCCAGCTGACTTCAACTCTGGAAACTTCCAGGAACAAGGCTGCCCCTTTCCAAAAGGAGTGGACTGGACTCTGGCACTAACTCCCACCAGCTCGGCCAGGACCCAGGCTGGGCCTCCTGGGCGGTGCATAGCGGGGACAGGTCTTTGGCTGCCCTCTCCGTGCCATCTGGCCCCTTCCTGCCCTCTGGACTTGGGGCTGGGCATGGAATGCCCAGGATGCTGCAGACAGGTGC is a genomic window containing:
- the PTK6 gene encoding protein-tyrosine kinase 6 isoform X2; translated protein: MCDLVRGGRKVIATCRLGCGCGVCSLHPRGCPVTSKVAAGGSGRPEGLPRMLKAQGQPAVGALWAKEGFWGRQQYQGGSGQRGGHEMKGQADGNEQGAFLVRVSEKQGVDYVLSVRDRQAVRHYKIWQRAGRLHLHEAVSFSSLPELVDHHRTQSLSHGLRLTSPCRKHQPEPLPHCTDWERPQEEFTLCRKLGSGYFGEVFEGLWRDRVRVAIKVLARDDLLHQHTFQAEVQAMKKLRHKHILALYAVASVGDPVYIITEFMAKGSLLELLRDSDEEALPVSELVDIASQVAEGMCYLESQNYIHRDLAARNILVGENNICKVGDFGLARLIKEDVYLSHNRNIPYKWTAPEALSRGHYSIKSDVWSFGVLLHEIFSRGQTPYAGMSNHEAFLRVDSGYRMPCPPECPPTAYKLMLTCWHRQPEQRPGFKALREKLSTFTRYENPL
- the PTK6 gene encoding protein-tyrosine kinase 6 isoform X1; the protein is MVSQGQAYLGPTYVGLWDFAARTDEELSFQAGDLFHVARKEEEWWWATRLDAAGRALGQGYVPHNYLAEKETVQSEPWFFGCISRSEALYRLQADGNEQGAFLVRVSEKQGVDYVLSVRDRQAVRHYKIWQRAGRLHLHEAVSFSSLPELVDHHRTQSLSHGLRLTSPCRKHQPEPLPHCTDWERPQEEFTLCRKLGSGYFGEVFEGLWRDRVRVAIKVLARDDLLHQHTFQAEVQAMKKLRHKHILALYAVASVGDPVYIITEFMAKGSLLELLRDSDEEALPVSELVDIASQVAEGMCYLESQNYIHRDLAARNILVGENNICKVGDFGLARLIKEDVYLSHNRNIPYKWTAPEALSRGHYSIKSDVWSFGVLLHEIFSRGQTPYAGMSNHEAFLRVDSGYRMPCPPECPPTAYKLMLTCWHRQPEQRPGFKALREKLSTFTRYENPL